Sequence from the Bacillus mesophilus genome:
CCTTGATTTTTGTTTTGTTACCAACCATATCATTACCTTGCTTTAAAGTTTCAGCACGACGCACTTCTAAACGTACTGAAGAATAGAACTTAAGGGCACGACCACCCGGAGTGACTTCAGGATTTCCGAACATTACTCCTACTTTTTCACGAATCTGGTTTATAAAGATTGCTAGTGTCTTTGATTTATTAATGGCACCAGATAATTTACGTAATGCTTGTGACATTAAACGGGCCTGAAGTCCAACATGACTATCTCCCATTTCACCTTCAATTTCAGCTTTTGGAACTAATGCTGCAACCGAGTCGATAACAATAATATCAACAGCCCCGCTTCGTACTAAAGCTTCCGCAATTTCCAATGCTTGCTCTCCAGTATCAGGCTGAGAAAGTAGTAGTTCATCAATGTTAACACCTAGTTTTTGAGCGTATACAGGATCCAATGCATGCTCGGCATCAATAAATGCTGCTTGTCCACCATTTTGCTGAATTTCAGCAATTGCATGAAGTGCAACTGTTGTTTTACCTGAAGATTCTGGTCCATATATCTCAACAATACGTCCTCTTGGATATCCACCTACACCAAGTGCTACATCTAATGCTAAAGAGCCACTTGGAGAAGTCGATACCTTTCGATCTGTTTGTTCTCCTAACTTCATAATAGAACCTTTTCCGAACTGTTTTTCTATTTGTTTTAAAGCCATATCTAAGGCGGCTTGACGATCGCTCACTTAATTTCCTCCTTTATTCTA
This genomic interval carries:
- the recA gene encoding recombinase RecA, producing MSDRQAALDMALKQIEKQFGKGSIMKLGEQTDRKVSTSPSGSLALDVALGVGGYPRGRIVEIYGPESSGKTTVALHAIAEIQQNGGQAAFIDAEHALDPVYAQKLGVNIDELLLSQPDTGEQALEIAEALVRSGAVDIIVIDSVAALVPKAEIEGEMGDSHVGLQARLMSQALRKLSGAINKSKTLAIFINQIREKVGVMFGNPEVTPGGRALKFYSSVRLEVRRAETLKQGNDMVGNKTKIKVVKNKVAPPFRTAEVDIMYGEGISREGEVLDMASDLDIVLKSGAWYSYKEERLGQGRENAKQFLKENPAMRLEIQKAVRDHYKLDEVKVVPENEDEIFDLLKDK